A single region of the Archangium lipolyticum genome encodes:
- a CDS encoding sensor histidine kinase: MNLEMPWPMSSPTTLADMLEARREDIIHHWVERLSGSLAPTPQTRCMLEDHAEGYLHELTEELHQSAPELRAHGGQHPRPGVDLPALVREYGLLHECILDSVAETGTHLSLAEVRTLASFMIHGITEAVDALSTELAAHREAEARLLRESEEQYERMAALFQQAPSAIALMQGPEHVITLTNDLYAQLFGARDVLGKPAREAVPEVEGQGYFELLDHVYGTGEPYVGNEVPLWWDRRGDGTLEEGFFNTTYHPITGRDGRITGIFAQGVEVTELVRARRRAEEERALVDILLTNAPVGLCFVDKDMRYVRINRLLADITGVSMEEALGRTLYELAPALDASLPILHQWVLDTGQPLLDYEVTGRPAGEGGRLRHYLVSHYPVRNPAGEVFLVGTSVLDITDRKRAEDETEERFRLLVEGAEDHAILMLDPEGRVASWNPGAERIKGWKAEEVLGRSISLFYLPGDVQAGVPEEALRIAATEGHYRTEALLLRKDGHQYWADIHLTALRDERGHLRGFAKMTRDITARRRAEETLRATTQRLQAILETAADGILTLDERGRIQSLNPATERIFGHPAEELLGRDIHQLVPGFHPRTKHKPGTRGTRREVRGRRQDGSLFPLELSTSEMRLPQGRFFTCITRDITARKCAEKAQALFVELGTLLSQSLDVPTTLRSIASLVVTHLADNCLVYLVGEDGHIHRQEMATGDPRRHAILQRLRLHSPGTGESHAFTRLLERDEPLAVPEITPEWLDAHAFNAEHRELLEQLAPRSLLLMPLVARGRRLGVINFIWNRPRPTCTSSDLEVARGVADRAAMALDNARLYQEAQESIRVREDVVAIVSHDLRTPLNAIALSATTLLEREDVDARTTKTARRIHAAADRASRMIRDLLDFHQARTRGLPVHREPMDFHEHILRVVKEVRLAWPERRIVFHSSGDGRGEWDGDRLAQVVTNLVGNALQHGPGGTPVRVSTRGEDSSVLLEVHNEGRPIPAGVLPGLFEPYRRGPEAGARQGSLGLGLFITRRIVLGHGGTLEVRSTEAEGTTFTVRLPRLRPR; the protein is encoded by the coding sequence GTGAACCTCGAGATGCCTTGGCCCATGTCCTCGCCCACCACCCTGGCGGACATGCTGGAGGCCCGGCGGGAAGACATCATCCACCACTGGGTCGAGCGTCTGAGCGGAAGCCTGGCGCCTACTCCCCAGACGCGGTGCATGTTGGAGGACCACGCCGAGGGCTACCTCCACGAGCTGACCGAGGAGTTGCACCAGAGCGCCCCCGAGCTTCGAGCGCACGGTGGCCAACACCCCCGCCCCGGCGTGGACCTGCCGGCGCTGGTGCGGGAGTACGGCCTGCTGCACGAGTGCATCCTCGACTCGGTGGCGGAGACGGGCACGCATCTCTCCCTGGCGGAGGTCCGGACCCTGGCCTCCTTCATGATCCACGGCATCACCGAGGCGGTGGACGCGCTCTCCACGGAGCTCGCCGCGCACAGGGAAGCCGAGGCCCGGCTGCTGCGCGAGTCCGAGGAGCAATACGAGCGCATGGCCGCCCTCTTCCAGCAGGCCCCCTCCGCCATCGCCTTGATGCAGGGCCCCGAGCATGTCATCACCCTGACCAACGATCTCTACGCCCAGCTCTTCGGCGCCCGGGACGTACTGGGCAAGCCCGCCCGCGAGGCCGTCCCGGAGGTCGAGGGCCAGGGCTACTTCGAGCTGCTCGACCACGTCTACGGCACGGGCGAGCCCTACGTGGGCAACGAGGTGCCGTTGTGGTGGGACCGGCGGGGGGACGGCACGTTGGAGGAAGGCTTCTTCAACACCACCTACCACCCCATCACCGGGCGGGACGGACGCATCACCGGCATCTTCGCGCAGGGGGTGGAGGTGACGGAGCTGGTGCGCGCGCGCCGGCGGGCCGAGGAGGAACGGGCGCTGGTGGACATCCTGCTCACCAATGCCCCGGTGGGCCTGTGCTTCGTCGACAAGGACATGCGCTACGTGCGCATCAACCGGCTCCTGGCGGACATCACCGGTGTCTCCATGGAGGAGGCCCTGGGCCGCACCCTGTACGAGCTCGCTCCCGCCCTGGACGCCAGCCTGCCCATCCTGCACCAGTGGGTGCTGGACACGGGGCAGCCCCTTCTCGACTACGAGGTGACGGGGCGTCCCGCCGGAGAGGGTGGAAGGCTCCGCCACTACCTCGTCAGCCACTACCCGGTGCGCAACCCGGCCGGCGAGGTCTTCCTGGTGGGCACCTCGGTGCTGGACATCACGGATCGCAAGCGCGCGGAGGACGAGACCGAGGAGCGCTTCCGCCTGCTGGTGGAGGGCGCGGAGGACCACGCCATCCTCATGTTGGATCCCGAGGGCCGCGTGGCGAGCTGGAATCCCGGGGCGGAGCGCATCAAGGGCTGGAAGGCGGAGGAGGTGCTCGGCCGCTCCATCTCCCTCTTCTATCTCCCCGGGGACGTGCAGGCCGGGGTGCCCGAGGAGGCCCTGCGCATCGCCGCCACCGAGGGACACTACCGGACGGAGGCCCTGCTGCTGCGCAAGGATGGCCACCAATACTGGGCGGACATCCACCTCACCGCCCTGAGGGACGAGCGGGGCCACCTGCGAGGCTTCGCCAAGATGACCCGGGACATCACCGCGCGGCGGCGGGCCGAGGAGACCCTGCGCGCGACGACCCAACGGCTCCAGGCCATCCTGGAGACGGCGGCGGACGGCATCCTCACCCTCGACGAGCGGGGCCGCATCCAGAGCCTCAACCCGGCCACGGAGCGCATCTTCGGCCATCCGGCCGAGGAGCTCCTCGGCCGCGACATCCACCAGCTGGTGCCCGGGTTCCACCCGCGCACCAAACACAAGCCGGGGACGCGCGGCACCCGGCGCGAGGTGCGGGGCCGGCGCCAGGACGGGAGCCTCTTCCCCCTGGAGCTCTCCACGAGCGAGATGCGCCTGCCCCAGGGGCGCTTCTTCACCTGCATCACGCGCGACATCACCGCGCGCAAGTGCGCCGAGAAGGCACAGGCCCTGTTCGTCGAGCTGGGGACGCTGCTGTCCCAGTCCCTCGACGTCCCCACCACCCTGAGGAGCATCGCCTCGCTCGTGGTGACCCACCTGGCCGACAACTGCCTGGTGTACCTGGTGGGCGAGGACGGACACATCCACCGGCAGGAGATGGCGACGGGCGATCCGCGGCGGCATGCCATCCTCCAACGCTTGAGGCTCCACTCACCGGGAACGGGCGAGTCCCACGCCTTCACCCGGCTCCTGGAGCGGGACGAGCCCCTGGCCGTGCCAGAAATCACCCCCGAGTGGCTGGATGCCCACGCCTTCAACGCGGAGCACCGGGAGCTCCTGGAGCAGCTCGCCCCGAGGTCGTTGCTGCTCATGCCCCTGGTGGCCCGGGGCCGGAGGCTCGGCGTCATCAACTTCATCTGGAACCGGCCGCGCCCCACGTGCACCTCGTCGGATCTGGAGGTGGCCCGGGGCGTGGCGGATCGCGCGGCCATGGCGCTCGACAACGCGCGGCTCTACCAGGAGGCCCAGGAGTCCATCCGGGTGCGTGAGGACGTGGTGGCCATCGTCAGCCACGATCTGCGCACGCCCCTCAACGCCATCGCCCTGTCGGCCACCACCCTGCTCGAGCGCGAGGACGTGGACGCGCGCACCACGAAGACGGCCCGCCGCATCCACGCGGCGGCGGACCGGGCCAGCCGGATGATCCGCGACCTGCTCGACTTCCACCAGGCGCGCACCCGGGGCCTGCCCGTCCACCGCGAGCCCATGGACTTCCACGAGCACATCCTGCGGGTGGTGAAGGAGGTGCGGCTCGCCTGGCCCGAGCGGCGCATCGTGTTCCACTCCAGCGGAGACGGCCGGGGAGAATGGGATGGGGACCGGCTGGCCCAGGTGGTGACCAACCTGGTGGGCAACGCGCTCCAGCACGGGCCGGGGGGCACGCCCGTGCGGGTGTCCACCCGGGGCGAGGACTCGAGCGTGCTGCTCGAGGTGCACAACGAGGGGCGCCCCATCCCCGCCGGGGTGTTGCCGGGCCTCTTCGAGCCGTACCGGCGGGGACCGGAGGCGGGGGCGCGCCAGGGAAGCCTCGGGCTGGGCCTCTTCATCACCCGGCGCATCGTCCTGGGCCACGGCGGCACGCTGGAGGTGCGCTCCACCGAGGCGGAGGGCACCACCTTCACCGTGCGCCTGCCACGGCTCAGGCCACGGTGA
- the map gene encoding type I methionyl aminopeptidase translates to MTDVSTARVAPAVLPKPNDPCWCGSGTKYKKCHRGADSVEARKRGPEARSRGIRPGVISPIRTVPAHIKRPDYAVSGRPGRFFPPSEVNSADVIARMRRACKAAAEVLNAAAAHVRPGITTDEIDAITHEEYIKRGGYPSTLNYHGYPKSLCTSINEVICHGIPDDRPLEDGDIVNLDITIFLDGVHGDCSATYFVGTVDPESERLVRVTRECMMLGIEAIKPGRPISDIGKAIEAHATQHGMGVVRAYCGHGIGERFHTSLQIPHHYDPEAKTIMEPGMIFTVEPMITLGHWHHRVWDDGWTAVTADGCRTAQFEHTILVTDTGVEILTVA, encoded by the coding sequence ATGACCGACGTCTCCACCGCGCGGGTCGCACCCGCAGTGTTGCCAAAACCCAATGACCCGTGCTGGTGCGGCAGTGGCACCAAGTACAAGAAGTGCCATCGGGGCGCGGACTCCGTCGAGGCACGCAAGCGAGGGCCCGAGGCCCGCTCGCGGGGCATCCGGCCGGGCGTCATCAGCCCCATCCGCACCGTCCCCGCCCACATCAAGCGCCCCGATTACGCGGTCTCCGGGCGGCCCGGCCGCTTCTTCCCTCCCTCCGAGGTGAACAGCGCCGACGTCATCGCCCGCATGCGCCGCGCCTGTAAGGCCGCCGCCGAGGTGCTCAACGCCGCGGCCGCCCATGTGCGCCCCGGCATCACCACCGATGAAATCGATGCCATCACGCACGAGGAGTACATCAAGCGTGGCGGCTACCCCAGCACCCTCAACTACCACGGCTATCCCAAGTCCCTCTGCACCTCCATCAACGAGGTCATCTGTCACGGCATCCCCGATGACCGGCCGCTCGAGGACGGGGACATCGTCAACCTCGACATCACCATCTTCCTGGATGGGGTGCATGGGGACTGCTCGGCCACCTACTTCGTGGGCACGGTGGACCCCGAGAGCGAGCGTCTGGTGCGCGTCACCCGCGAGTGCATGATGCTCGGCATCGAGGCCATCAAGCCGGGCCGGCCCATCAGCGACATCGGCAAGGCCATCGAGGCCCACGCCACCCAGCACGGCATGGGCGTGGTGCGCGCCTACTGCGGCCACGGTATCGGCGAGCGCTTCCACACCTCGCTCCAGATTCCCCACCACTACGACCCCGAGGCCAAGACGATCATGGAGCCCGGGATGATCTTCACCGTCGAGCCGATGATCACGCTCGGCCACTGGCACCACCGGGTGTGGGACGATGGCTGGACGGCGGTGACGGCGGATGGCTGCCGCACGGCCCAGTTCGAGCACACCATCCTGGTGACGGACACGGGCGTGGAAATCCTCACCGTGGCCTGA